ATATTTTTTTCATCTTATTAAACTTTGAATGACAAATATCCTGATCCAAAGTGGGGAGTTTTATCCCTGAAATCCGTTATTTAACGATAAATCAACATGTTTTAACTGAATACATTGATTTTGGGAGTAAGCTGAACGACCTTTTCCATATTTAATCAATAATCAGCTGATATTTAAGTAGTAGGCCAGGTAGTTGTTCCGGGCCAAATTTACTTTTTTTCATACGATTGGCCTCTGGATCTAGCTCGATATTGATCGAAGACCGAAAATCGCAGCCTTCGAGATTGCATTGTACAAAACGGGCATTTAGCAAATTCGTTTTTTTAAACAGCACCTGTTGAAGGTTGGCTCGTTCAAAATCCACGTGTTGCAAAGAGCAGTTTTCAAATTGAAACTTCTTTAGGTTTCTTTCAAAAAAAGAGGAGTAATCCAGAACCGAGTTGCTGAAATTGGCATGAAAGGAAAATGAACTACATTCATTAAAGAGTATGCCTAGCATTTTGCAGTCATGAAAAACAACATGATCTAATTGTGTGCCCTTTAGACTTACATTAGAAAGATTACATGATTTAAAGTCACAATTTGTGAATAGAAGATCTACGAGTTCTGCGTCCTGGAAATCACATTGCTCAAAGGTGCATTTGTAGAATTCCTGAACTTGCTTCAGTTCAGCTGTAAATGTCTGTTTAGTGATTGTTTGTTCGACAAGTTCTTCCATTCTGTATCGTGTTGGCATTGATTTTAGCGAAAATAAGCAATTCTCCCAAATGATTTTACTTTAAAATAAAGTCAAAGGCGCTATTTCCGCTTGCGCACAAAATACCTGATTTCATGGATAAAAACGGGGATTTTTTATAGCTATTTTTGATTTAGCCATTAAAACATAATTCTTGGGCTGCTGGGGCATAAGACTGAAGTATTGTAGAACTCTGGTAAGTTTTTATATAGTTAGTTAAAGGGCACTGATCAGTGCCCTTTACTTTTTTAGATATTTTGATGCGCTAATTTGGACAATGTTAGTTGTTCTTTAAATATTGACGCAGCACATATTGTAGAATCCCGTCATTCTTGAAATACTCAATTTCGATCGCTGAATCAAGCCTTGCTTTTACCTGAAATGTGGTGACTTTTCCTGTTTCATGTACAGCCGTTACCTCGAGCAGTTTATGGGGTGTTAAGTCGGTTTCCAGTCCTGTGATAGTATAAACTTCTGTTCCATCTAGTCCTAATTTCTCTGTATTTTCATCATTGATAAAAACCAGTGGTGCTACGCCCATGCCGACCAGATTGCTTCGATGGATACGCTCGAAGCTTTCAGCAATTACGGCCCGGATGCCAAGCAGAAAAGTCCCCTTTGCCGCCCAATCTCTTGAAGAGCCCGAACCGTACTCTTTTCCAGCCAATATAATCAGCGGCGTATTGTCATTACGGTAATCCATAGCAGTTTCATACACGGTTTTTACCTCATTCTTCGGAAAATAGCGACTAAATCCACCTTCGCGATCGACGATTTTGTTTTTGATACGTACATTGGCAAATGTTCCGCGCATCATGACCTCGTGGTTTCCACGTCTGGATCCATAGGAATTAAAATCTTCTTTACTTACCTGATGTGAACTGAGGTATTGTCCCGCTGCCGTGTCTTCTTTAAATGAGCCTGCAGGAGAGATGTGATCCGTTGTTACCGAATCGCCGAGATAAAGAAGCACTCTTGCGTTTTTAATATCCTGTATCGGGTTAGGAACAGCTTGTAAATTTTCGAAAAAAGGTGATTCCTTGATGTAAGTGGAAGTGTTGTCCCATTGGTAATTTTGGTCAAGATTTACTTCAAGTTCTTGCCAATCTGTTGACCCGTCGAAGATCACATCATAAACTTCTTGAAAGTCTGACTGTTTGACACAGGCATTGACGGTTTGCATAATATCTTCCCGAGTGGGCCAAATATCTTTAAGATATACAGGCTCACCGTTGGGGTCGTAATCAATTGGCTCTTCCAATAGATTGATATCAACTCTCCCGACGAGGGCATATGCAACAACTAGCATCGGCGACATCAAAAAATTCATTTTGACCTGCGGATGTACGCGTGCTTCAAAATTTCGATTTCCAGATAATACTGAGGCGACAATCAGTTCACCCTTTTCTACCGCTTCTGCGATTTGGGGCGGGAGGGGGCCTGAGTTTCCAATACAGGAGGTACAACCATAGCCCACGGTGTGAAAACGTAAGGCGTCAATGTCTGCTTGGAGTCCAGATCGTTCTAGGTATTGCGTAACGACCTTTGAGCCTGGTGCTAAGGAAGTTTTTACCCAAGATTTGGTGCGAAGTCCGCGTTCGATCGCGTTTCGAGCCAATAAGCCAGCGCCGATCATGACGGTAGGATTCGAAGTGTTGGTACAGCTTGTGATGGCTGCAATGGCAATACTACCATCACTAACAATATACTCCTTATGATTATGTTTTATGCGAACCGCATGTATAGACTCCTGAATAACTTCATGTGGCGAAGCATGGTCGACAGGTACTTTTCCAAAGGTAAACTCTGTGCCTGAACCGCCATCGGCGAGCCATGCTGATTCAGATCGCTGCAGCACAGGAACATATTGTCGATGGTGTTCGCTGTCTAACAGTGCTGAAAATGTAGCTTTTAAATCTTTTACCAAAATCTTATCTTGAGGACGTTTGGGGCCTGACACGGTAGGCTCTAGACTGGACAAGTCGAACTCTACCACCGACGAATACTGAATATCCTCCTTACCCGTGCGCCAAAGTAGGTTGTCTTTGCAATAATCTTCGACAATTTTAATTTGTTCAGCACTTCGATTGGTACTATGCATGTATTCGAGGGTCCGGTCATCAATTGGGAAATACGTAACCGTACAGCCAAATTCCGGAGACATATTTGATATTGTTGCACGATCTGTTACCGATAGGCTGTCTAATCCCTCTCCAAATACTTCAACAAATTTTCCGACAACGCCTTTTTCGCGTAGCACTTTTGTTATGGAAAGCACCATATCCGTGGCGGTGCACATACATGGTATTTTTCCACTGAGCTTGAGACCGATAACTTCCGGGCAGGTGAAAAAGATGGGTTGTCCCAGCATGGCTGCTTCAGCTTCTATGCCGCCAACTCCCCAGCCTAACACGCCAATACCATTGACCATTGGCGTGTGCGAGTCTGTCCCTACTAATGTGTCTGGAAAAAGCCAATTGTCACGCGCTATAACGCCTTTGGCTAGATATTCCAAATTGACCTGGTGACAGATACCCATACCGGGTGGAACGACAGTAAAATTTTCTAATCCTTTCTGCGCCCATTTTAGAAGTTCATAACGTTCGCGGTTACGTTCATATTCCAGCGCGACATTTTTATCATAAGAATATTCAGTGCCAAAGTAATCTACCTGAACGGAGTGGTCAACCACGAGATCCACTGGTATGGCGGGATTTATCTTCTGTCCATCCTTGCCATGACGGATAAATTCTGCACGCAAAGATGCCATATCGACCACTGCAGGTACTCCTGTAAAATCTTGCATTAAAATCCGGGCCGGTTTGAAGGGAATATCTTTATCTACAGGCTGGGGCGACCAGTTGATCAGTGTATTAACATGATCATTCGTGATACTGAATCCATCGTGGTTACGCAAAACATTCTCCAATAATATACGAATGCTAAAAGGTAAGCGATTGATGCTACCTTCCGGAAGGTCCTTAATGGAACTGTAATGGTAAGATCTTCCGTTAATTTCAATTTCGCGTATTGATTTCTCTTTGCTCATATTCATCTACGTATTTTTATTAGTATATAATACGCATAGGCCCAAATTTGTTTGTAATATCTTTTACACACATCTCTTTACCTAGTTTATGTAAAAAGTTTATTGTTTTTTCGGCACCGCTAGAATCAGACTTTGGATAGATGCTAGGATTATTAAAGATAGCAAGGTAATGGAAGATAATTTATGTTTCATTTAGTATTTTCGGCATTTTCTTGCTAATATTGCATGCTAATTGTATAAGGAGAAATTATCTATGCCCGTCAAACTTCCTAATAACCTTCCTGCTATTGAGCTGCTGAAAAAAGAAAATATATTTGTCATGAGCGATTTAAGAGCAAATGAGCAAGATATTAGACCACTACGTGTTTTAGTACTTAATTTAATGCCTCTTAAAATTACCACTGAAACAGATTTTATCCGTTTGCTGTCCAATAATCCCTTGCAGGTGGAAATGGAGTTTTTACGACTTGAAACACATGTCTCCAAGAACACACCAGAAGAGCACTTGGAAATGTTTTATAAGAGTCTGACTGAGGTAAAGGAAAACTTCTACGATGGAATGATCATTACGGGTGCTCCGGTTGAAATGGTTGCTTTTGAGGAGGTGACCTATTGGAATGAAATCAAGACGATCTTTGATTGGGCGAGAACGCATGTTACCTCCAGCTTGTATATCTGCTGGGCTTCCCAAGCAGCACTATATCATTTTTATGAGGTAGAGAAGAAGCCGTTAAGGGAGAAACTTTTTGGTGTATTTAAGCATACCGCTTTAGATAAAAGACACCCTTTGTTCCGGGGGTTTGATGATGAATTCTATATCCCCCATAGCCGCCACACGACTGTTGAAAAGGATGATCTTTTAACGAAGGATGGTTTGGAAATTCTTTCAGAATCTCCGGAAGCGGGTATTGCTATCGCTTCATCCCGTGGGGGGCGAGAGTTTTATTTGACTGGACACTCGGAATATGCACCTTTTACATTGGACGAAGAATATAAACGAGATTTGGAAAAAGGTCAGCAGATTGCAATGCCGGTCAATTATTATATCGATGATAATCCTGAAAATCGCCCTTTGGTTCGCTGGACAAGCCATGCAAATCTGTTGTTCAATAATTGGTTGAATTACTTCGTTTATCAAGAAACACCTTTTGACCTGAAAGATGTTATCCATTTGGGGGAAATCAAACAGGGATAATCTGAGTTGCTTTTTGAAACTTATTTGTTGCATCGACAATAGCATAACTTTTCTTAAGTTTGTAGATAGCGACAAACAAACTCAATTTTATATGAAGAAAAACATACTCTTAGCAGCCCTGCTAACCTGTGGCTCATTGATAAGCAACGCGCAAAACAATGCAATTAATGTGACTTACATGGATAAAAGCGTGCGCCCTCAAGATGACTTTTACAATTTTGTGAATGGACAATGGATGAAAACAGTCAAGATTCCTTCCGATAAGGCGCGGTGGGGATCATTTGATGAGCTTCGTGAAAATACAGATATTGCTACGTTAAAGGTACTGCAAGAGTCACTTTCAGGCGATTTTCAGAAAGGAACAGACAATCAGAAGATCGCAGATTTGTATAAATCGTTCGTTGATATGAAGACGCGTAACGAACTTGGATTGGAGCCAGTTAAACCATATCTTGATAAAATCGCTGCGATTAAAAATTTCGAAGATTTATATCAGTATCTTGTTGAAGTGGCGCCTATTGGCGGAAATCCTTTTTTCAGTGGTTATGTTTATGCACATCTTAAGAATTCAGCTGTCAATACGGTATATTTAGGTGGGGGAAGTCTTGGGTTGGGAAGATCCTATTATCAGGTAAATGACAAGAAGAATGAAGAGACGTTAAATGATTATTCCACTTATATCTCTTCACTTTATGCCAAATCAGGTCAACTTACAAGGGATCTAAAGGGGCCGAAAATTGTTGCCTTTGAAAAGCAGTTGGCCTCAAATCTTAAAACTGTTGAGCAATCAAGGGATGCCAATGGCCGGTATAATCCCATCGCTGTTGCGGATCTGAAAAAAATCGTGAAGAATATCGATATTGCAAAATACTTAAATGACGTCGGTTTTAAGGCTGACACGGTTATTATACCGGAAATAAAATACTATGAAAATCTTGACAAAGTTTTCAATCTTCAAAATCTACCGGTGATTAAAGAGTTATTGACATTTCATGTGCTAAATAACGCGGCGTCTTACACTACGCAAGAATTAAACGATCTGTCTTTTGATTTTTGGGGGCGTAAGTTAAAAGGACAAAAAGAACAACGTGCGCTAGACAAGCGCGGCGTAGAGTTTGTTAACTCCATCGCGGGAGAGCTATTGGGTAAATTATATGTGAAAGAAAGCTTTCCTCCAAAGGCTAAAGCCGAGGCTGAGGAGCTTGTAAGCTATCTGATTAAAGCATTCGGCCAGCATATCAAGGACCTGACCTGGATGTCTGACGACACAAAAGTAAAGGCTTTGGAAAAACTGGCTAAGTTTAAAGTTAAAATTGGTTACCCAGATAAGTGGAAAGATTATAGCAAACTTGAAGTGGGCATGTCGTTGTATGCAAACGTATTGGCATCAAGCAAATGGGCATTTTATCAAAATTTGGCCAAACAAGATAAGCCAGTGGACAAGTCTGAATGGGGGATGACCCCGCAAACTGTAAACGCTTATTATAGTCCATTGTTTAACGAAATTGTCTTTCCCGCGGCTATTCTTCAACCTCCGTTCTATGATTACAAGGCCGATGCAGCTGTTAATTTCGGTGGTATTGGTGCGGTAATTGGTCACGAACTTTCACACGGCTTTGACGATCAGGGTGCTAAATATGATGGGAATGGAAATCTGAACAACTGGTGGAGCGATAGTGATAAGGCAAAATTTGAAGCCGCTGCAGATGCATTGGTCCGTCAATTTGAATCTTATGAGCCTGTCCCAGGAGTTTTTGTAAACGGTCGTTTCACATTGGGCGAGAACATCGGTGATTTGGGCGGCTCATCTGTCGCTTTTGATGCCTTGCAGCTTTATTTGAAAGATAAGGGCAATCCTGGATTGATAGATGGGTTTACACAAGATCAACGCTTCTTCCTTTCTTGGGCAACTATTTGGAGGACCAAAACAACGGATGAGTTTGTGGTCAATCAAGTGAAGACCGATCCCCATTCTCCAGCGCAGTATCGTGCTTTTGCGCCGATTATTAACCTGGACGCTTTTCACAAAGCTTGGAATACCAAGGAGGGAGACAAAATGTTTGTTCCTGTGAATAAGCGGATTAAAATTTGGTAGTTTGTTCATGAGATCAATTAAAAAAGGGCGTATTGCAAAATGGAATACGCCCTTTTTCTTGACTTATTTTAAGTTATTTCATCCATTTCAAAACCAAATAGAACCCAATGGCTGTAATGGATAAACTCAATGCAATGGCCCACCATAGCGTTGTGAAACCAAAGGAATCGACAATACTTGTGCCCAAGATTGGCGAAAAAATATTTGCAGCTGAAAAGGCTAGCGAGTTGAAGCCCATGTAGGCTCCTTGCGTTTTTGGGGAAGACCTATTAACAGAAACGGTTGCCATAAAAGGCAATGTGAGCATTTCTCCCAATCCAAAAATAAAGAATGTGAAATATAACCAAGCAAGTCCGCCAGTAAAATTTAGCATGGCATATGAAATGGCACATAGAAATGTTCCAAAGACGAGTGTGCTAATTAATGAAAATCTCTTCTCGGCAATATGAACAATAAACATTTCTAACAACACGATGACGAAGCCGCTCCATCCAAGCAGAAATCCAATTTGGTGATCATTCAAATGGTGAACTTCTCGGTAGAATATCGGTAAGGTAGTGATCAGCTGAAAAAAACAAAAAGAGAAGATACAACAAAAGATATTGAATAGGACAAATGGCACGTCGGTATAAGGATTTTGCCCTTTTTTAGACATTTCATTATCAGGTGTAATATCTTTTTTTGATCTGATATCGCTTCTTTTTTGTCTTTTATGAAAAAAGACAAAGAAAATTATTGCTGCACAGAGAACGGCAAGGGAATTTCCATAAAATATCCAATTGAAAGAGATGGCTGCCAAAAAACCTGCCACCGCTGGACCGATTGAGAAGCCCAGATTTATAGCCAAACGATTCAATGAAAAGGCGCGGGTGATATTTTCAGGTTTAGCGTAACTTGCTACTGATACGGAGTTTGCAGGTCTAAAAGCATCAAAAATCAAGCTTAACGTAAAAATCATTATGGATAGCGACTGTACCTCTTTAAAGTATGGTATCAGTAGGAATAAAGGAGCGGCCAACACAAGACTTCCAAACTGAACCTTGAAACTACCAATCCGATCGGTCAGCCAGCCGCCTATATAAGATCCACAGACGGAGCCAACGCCATAACACATCAAAACAATTCCGACTTGTTTTATATCGAAGTGCAAAACTCTGGTCATGTAAAGGCCTAGAAATGGAATCACCATGCTTCCCATTCTATTGATCAGCATGACGATAGCAAGCAGCCATGCAGCTTGTGAGAGTCCTCTAAAGGAGTCTAGGTATATTGATAAAATTCTTTTCATTAAAGGGTAAATCAGCTTATATAAACCTCGTGTTTTAAGTCTATAAGTCTTCTTGTTGTCTTGAAAAAAAATGCCAAATTGATTAGTCAATTTGGCATTTATGAATAGTGAATCAAATTATGCCAACATGGACGCTGGAATTGTAGGATCGACTTGATAGGTGCTCGCCACCATTTGTTTCTTTTTGGAACCCGGCTCCATAATGAAATCAATCCTCCCCAGATTAATCCCTGCAAAACCGACTTGATTCACAACGGTCTTCGTACCTTTTAAATTGGTAACTAATGTGGGTTCATTTAAAAATGTATGCGTATGCCCGCCTATAATTAAGTCGATATCTGATGTTTTGGCGGCAAGCACCAAATCCGACACTTTATCGTTTTCATATTGGTAACCTAAATGCGACAGACAGATGATGAGATCGCATTTATGTTTTTCCTTGAGTATCTTTACCACCTTTTTGGATACCTCAATTGGATCCAGATATTTCATTCCCTTAAAGTTATTGGGATCTACCAATCCCTCGATATCTACACCGAGCCCGAATACACCGATTTTTATACCACCCTTATGAAATATGGTGTAATCGTTGGTTTTTCCTTCCAATACTGTTCCTTTAAAGTCGTAATTGGCCGTTAAAAACGGAAATTTAGCATGGTCCAGGTATTTCACAAGTCCGTCCAGTCCATTGTCAAATTCGTGATTTCCAAATGTCCCAGCGTCATACCCCAATTTCGTCATGAGATCCAGCTCCAGCTTCCCTCCAAATAGATTAAAATAGGGAGTACCTTGAAACATATCGCCCGCATCTAATAATAGGAGGTGTTCTTCTTCTTTGCGAATTTTATTGATAAGCGTGCTCCGGCGTGCCACACCACCCAATCCTTGATATTTGCCACCATCCATAGGAAAAGGTTCAATTCGGCTATGCACATCGTTGGTATGTAAGATTGTAAGTTTTACTTTTTTGCTCTTAGCGTTAGCTTGAAAAGGAAGTGACCCCAATGCAACTGCAGCAGAAAATCCACCAACTTGCTTGATAAATGATCTTCGGTTAATTGATTTTAATTCTTCCATCTAATTCTGCATTTACTTTTTTGCCTTCTTTCGTTAATTCACTCACGTATTCAATCAGTCCTTCACGCATCCGCTGCGGATAATTTGCCCGCGATACAGATTGTGTCAACAGCGTCAGGTTGTCGCCACCATTAGCGAGATAATCATAGGTTACCAATTTATACAACTTATTGTCTTCAATTGCTAGACCTTTGATTTTAATGTCCTGGGCTTTGTTGCCTGTAATGGTCAACGTCATCCCAGCGATGGGTTGACCATGTGTTGAGGCGATATAGTCTGCAAGTTGACGAATTTGAGTTCCCTTGAGTTCGAGAACTGTTAAAGTGTTTTCGAAAGGCATCACCTCGAAGATATGTCCAACGGTAATATCGCCTGCTTTCAGATCATTTCGGATTCCACCCTTAGTAGCAAATGCTATATCCGCAGGGTTATGGGCATTGTGTTCACTCATCCACAACAAGGCTTCACAAAAAAAATTGCCCATTAATGTTTCTGCCGTCTTCTCTTTTGTCAACGCTTTGTCTGCATGTCCTATAACTCGATTCATCTCCACTTCCATTTTATGTTTGAAAGGCTCGTAGATTGATACGACTGTAGGATCAGCTTGCATATCGCTATTGATATGATATTGTTGGAAATCTTTCTGCGTTGGATGGAGCTGCTTGCTACAACTGGCAACCATCAAAAGCGAACCGAATCCAAGGCTACCAATAAAGGCAATTTGCTTTGATATCTTCATTCTTTTTTCGTTTAACCAAATATTGGGCAAAGTTAGCCAATTATATATGAACAAATCTTATCCAATGTTAGCTAATTTTTAAAAACAACAAAAGCTTAACATCGTATGTTAAGCTTTGTCCATATAATTAGAAAAATAACAACCTAGTGTACTAATTCCGACTCGGCGATAGGGTTGGTATCCAACTTACTCTCTGGTTGGAGAACTTTTCTACTTTTGCTACGCGCGGACAGTTTGGCTCGATACGCTTTCCAGTTCATTAATAGGACTGAAAATAAGATCACAGCTAGTCCGAAAATCTGCAATGAGGTCACTACATGCGAAGTGAAAAAATGACTTAAAATAAGTGCAATGATTGGATTCACATAGGCATACGTACTAACTTCCATTGCGGGGCGAACCTGTAGTAACCAAATATAGGAGCTAAAGGCGAGGATTGAGCCAAAAGTGATTAGGTAGCCCAAATTGAACCAGTCCACCGGTGCCACGCTACTTAGCGAAAATGTTGTATACTCACCGGTGAAAAGGGCGGTGATATTAAAGAGTATACCTGCAGTAACCATTTGCCAAGCGGTCTTCACCATGACATGTAAATCCTCTTCCTCTTGTTTCTCAGATTTTTTGAAATATTTGGAAATTAGAGACCCTACGGTCCAAGCGATAGAACCCAATACTAAAATAGATAGGGCGATCACCTTAAGTGTTCCATCGGTATTATCATTGGTTGACATAATCTGTTCAGCGAATAACATCACCACTCCACAGAAGCCTAACGCGACACCTAAAACCGTGCTAACACTGCTGAAATTTTCTTTCCATTTGGGTTTATCCAATAAAATAAACCAGATCGCTGCTGCTGCAGCAATAATGGCGGCAACACCACCTGAAACATATTGTTCGGCCCAGATAACCCCAGCCATATCGACAAAAAGCAATAGAAATCCTACGATCGCTGCTTCCTGAACGGATCGCTTATTAAACAATTTATAACCTTTCATTGCGCAATATGCCATTAGAATTACGCTGGCTGTAACAAATCGAAACGAACCTAATATAAATGGTGGAAAACTATGTAGTGCCTTTTCTATAAAGAAAAAGGTCGATCCCCATACAACATAAATAATGATATAGGCGACAACAACCATCAACGGGTTAGCGGCCTTTTTTTGTCCTTGCAACATGATTAAACTTCCTTTCTATTACTCAGGTATTACGACCTGCTGATCTTCCTTAACCGTTTGAAGTACAATTGTAGTACGGGTGGAGATGATCCCTTCCACTTTACTTAAAGTATTTCGCATCAGATCAACTAATCCGGTCGAATCTGCAGTTCTTACTTTAATCAGGTAACCATCATCACCTGCAATGTCATGTACTTCCTGTACTTCAGGAATTTCGGCAAGTGCCAATCCAACTGTTTGTTCACCAATGATATCATTGGCTTTTATGAAAATAAATGATAAAAGTTTTTGATCGACCGCTGCAGGATTGATCTTGGCACTGTATTTTAAAATTACCTCTTTTTGCTCGAGCTTTTTTACCCGTTCTAGAATCGCAGAAGGTGCCATTCCCAGCTCTCTGGCGATATCCGCGTTGTTGATACGTCCATTATCCTGCATTAAACGCAAGATTCTATAGTCGACCTGATCTAAATTATATTCTACTTTTGTCATTTCGACTGCAAAGGTACGTATTTAAGTATAAAATTCAAAATATTATAACGAATAATGAATATAATTCTGTTAGATTGTTGGTGTTGGTGAATATTGTTCGTGTATGATAGTGCTTTGATTTGATCGGATATGCTAATGGGTTGAAAATAAATATATTGCCTTTTAGTAAGCAGCGTTTGTGATTAAAAAATGTATCTTTTTCTTAATTTCAAAATAATATTTCTTGTAGAAAGTATGACGCCCAGTCCGATCAAACAGCCTAAACAAACACAACCAAAGCGATCTAAGGCAGCGAAGTAGGAGCGGCTTTCCTGTTCATGCAGATAGACTATAATTAGCGCAACCATCGATGTCCTCGCTACAGCTATAATGTTGAGTAGTTTACAAGTAATCAACGAGGCCAGGATACCGATTACCATTGCGTAAAGTTGCTGGATCGGAACAAAATATAAGCTCAGTCCAATGGCGGATCCTATGAAATTGGATTTGGCCCGATCGATCGCTATTTTTTTTGACTCATTCTCTTGTGGAGAAATCACCAGTATAATCGAGATAAGGGTCCAAGAAACAGAATATTGGGGAAAGGATACAAATAAAGGATAACCGATAAGGAAGCCAATTAGTACGCGAATCGTATATATAATAAAATCTGAATGGAGCGTATAGCGAAGGAATAGATTACGCATATAAGAAATCAATCGTTAATTTAAATGATGTAGTGCTACAAAAATACAAGCATTGTTTGAAGGAACGAAATAAAATCATCATTTATGGCAAATGTTCCTGTTTGCGTTTTTGTGCGTTTTTTGCTTTTGATTTGGTTATTTCTTGCATTCTTCTCTTTTACCAATGCATAAATTTAACTAGATTTGTTTTATACTTTAAATGCAGATTAAGTGAAAGATCAGAATCAATTAGCCTTATTAGCTTCACAACTCAAAGGGGAGCTCTATTATACCCATGAAACTAAGGACCAAACGATGTTGCTAGCCTATTCGACCGATGCGTCTGTCTATCAGGAAAAACCGTTGGCCGTAGCGATACCCGCAGATATTGATGAT
The genomic region above belongs to Sphingobacterium zeae and contains:
- a CDS encoding pentapeptide repeat-containing protein, translating into MPTRYRMEELVEQTITKQTFTAELKQVQEFYKCTFEQCDFQDAELVDLLFTNCDFKSCNLSNVSLKGTQLDHVVFHDCKMLGILFNECSSFSFHANFSNSVLDYSSFFERNLKKFQFENCSLQHVDFERANLQQVLFKKTNLLNARFVQCNLEGCDFRSSINIELDPEANRMKKSKFGPEQLPGLLLKYQLIID
- the metA gene encoding homoserine O-acetyltransferase MetA — its product is MPVKLPNNLPAIELLKKENIFVMSDLRANEQDIRPLRVLVLNLMPLKITTETDFIRLLSNNPLQVEMEFLRLETHVSKNTPEEHLEMFYKSLTEVKENFYDGMIITGAPVEMVAFEEVTYWNEIKTIFDWARTHVTSSLYICWASQAALYHFYEVEKKPLREKLFGVFKHTALDKRHPLFRGFDDEFYIPHSRHTTVEKDDLLTKDGLEILSESPEAGIAIASSRGGREFYLTGHSEYAPFTLDEEYKRDLEKGQQIAMPVNYYIDDNPENRPLVRWTSHANLLFNNWLNYFVYQETPFDLKDVIHLGEIKQG
- the acnA gene encoding aconitate hydratase AcnA is translated as MNMSKEKSIREIEINGRSYHYSSIKDLPEGSINRLPFSIRILLENVLRNHDGFSITNDHVNTLINWSPQPVDKDIPFKPARILMQDFTGVPAVVDMASLRAEFIRHGKDGQKINPAIPVDLVVDHSVQVDYFGTEYSYDKNVALEYERNRERYELLKWAQKGLENFTVVPPGMGICHQVNLEYLAKGVIARDNWLFPDTLVGTDSHTPMVNGIGVLGWGVGGIEAEAAMLGQPIFFTCPEVIGLKLSGKIPCMCTATDMVLSITKVLREKGVVGKFVEVFGEGLDSLSVTDRATISNMSPEFGCTVTYFPIDDRTLEYMHSTNRSAEQIKIVEDYCKDNLLWRTGKEDIQYSSVVEFDLSSLEPTVSGPKRPQDKILVKDLKATFSALLDSEHHRQYVPVLQRSESAWLADGGSGTEFTFGKVPVDHASPHEVIQESIHAVRIKHNHKEYIVSDGSIAIAAITSCTNTSNPTVMIGAGLLARNAIERGLRTKSWVKTSLAPGSKVVTQYLERSGLQADIDALRFHTVGYGCTSCIGNSGPLPPQIAEAVEKGELIVASVLSGNRNFEARVHPQVKMNFLMSPMLVVAYALVGRVDINLLEEPIDYDPNGEPVYLKDIWPTREDIMQTVNACVKQSDFQEVYDVIFDGSTDWQELEVNLDQNYQWDNTSTYIKESPFFENLQAVPNPIQDIKNARVLLYLGDSVTTDHISPAGSFKEDTAAGQYLSSHQVSKEDFNSYGSRRGNHEVMMRGTFANVRIKNKIVDREGGFSRYFPKNEVKTVYETAMDYRNDNTPLIILAGKEYGSGSSRDWAAKGTFLLGIRAVIAESFERIHRSNLVGMGVAPLVFINDENTEKLGLDGTEVYTITGLETDLTPHKLLEVTAVHETGKVTTFQVKARLDSAIEIEYFKNDGILQYVLRQYLKNN
- a CDS encoding bifunctional metallophosphatase/5'-nucleotidase, with translation MEELKSINRRSFIKQVGGFSAAVALGSLPFQANAKSKKVKLTILHTNDVHSRIEPFPMDGGKYQGLGGVARRSTLINKIRKEEEHLLLLDAGDMFQGTPYFNLFGGKLELDLMTKLGYDAGTFGNHEFDNGLDGLVKYLDHAKFPFLTANYDFKGTVLEGKTNDYTIFHKGGIKIGVFGLGVDIEGLVDPNNFKGMKYLDPIEVSKKVVKILKEKHKCDLIICLSHLGYQYENDKVSDLVLAAKTSDIDLIIGGHTHTFLNEPTLVTNLKGTKTVVNQVGFAGINLGRIDFIMEPGSKKKQMVASTYQVDPTIPASMLA
- a CDS encoding MFS transporter encodes the protein MKRILSIYLDSFRGLSQAAWLLAIVMLINRMGSMVIPFLGLYMTRVLHFDIKQVGIVLMCYGVGSVCGSYIGGWLTDRIGSFKVQFGSLVLAAPLFLLIPYFKEVQSLSIMIFTLSLIFDAFRPANSVSVASYAKPENITRAFSLNRLAINLGFSIGPAVAGFLAAISFNWIFYGNSLAVLCAAIIFFVFFHKRQKRSDIRSKKDITPDNEMSKKGQNPYTDVPFVLFNIFCCIFSFCFFQLITTLPIFYREVHHLNDHQIGFLLGWSGFVIVLLEMFIVHIAEKRFSLISTLVFGTFLCAISYAMLNFTGGLAWLYFTFFIFGLGEMLTLPFMATVSVNRSSPKTQGAYMGFNSLAFSAANIFSPILGTSIVDSFGFTTLWWAIALSLSITAIGFYLVLKWMK
- a CDS encoding M13 family metallopeptidase gives rise to the protein MKKNILLAALLTCGSLISNAQNNAINVTYMDKSVRPQDDFYNFVNGQWMKTVKIPSDKARWGSFDELRENTDIATLKVLQESLSGDFQKGTDNQKIADLYKSFVDMKTRNELGLEPVKPYLDKIAAIKNFEDLYQYLVEVAPIGGNPFFSGYVYAHLKNSAVNTVYLGGGSLGLGRSYYQVNDKKNEETLNDYSTYISSLYAKSGQLTRDLKGPKIVAFEKQLASNLKTVEQSRDANGRYNPIAVADLKKIVKNIDIAKYLNDVGFKADTVIIPEIKYYENLDKVFNLQNLPVIKELLTFHVLNNAASYTTQELNDLSFDFWGRKLKGQKEQRALDKRGVEFVNSIAGELLGKLYVKESFPPKAKAEAEELVSYLIKAFGQHIKDLTWMSDDTKVKALEKLAKFKVKIGYPDKWKDYSKLEVGMSLYANVLASSKWAFYQNLAKQDKPVDKSEWGMTPQTVNAYYSPLFNEIVFPAAILQPPFYDYKADAAVNFGGIGAVIGHELSHGFDDQGAKYDGNGNLNNWWSDSDKAKFEAAADALVRQFESYEPVPGVFVNGRFTLGENIGDLGGSSVAFDALQLYLKDKGNPGLIDGFTQDQRFFLSWATIWRTKTTDEFVVNQVKTDPHSPAQYRAFAPIINLDAFHKAWNTKEGDKMFVPVNKRIKIW